The following proteins are encoded in a genomic region of Arachis ipaensis cultivar K30076 chromosome B02, Araip1.1, whole genome shotgun sequence:
- the LOC107628252 gene encoding E3 ubiquitin ligase PQT3-like isoform X1 gives MKSKTGLEVVTRVTRMSVSPCAPNKNKHKLLKRKADYHVDWNRECERDHDHDRDQRDHRDRERGHHHHRHHRSGSSSRMSSEPPKPPQLHHHLQLQTANRWPVFSPA, from the exons ATGAAATCAAAAACT GGTCTAGAAGTTGTAACAAGGGTAACAAGGATGAGTGTGTCACCTTGCGCGCCAAACAAAAACAAACACAAACTGCTCAAGAGAAAAGCTGACTACCATGTGGATTGGAATCGGGAATGTGAACGTGACCATGATCATGATCGTGACCAGAGGGACCACCGTGATCGAGAAAGAGGCCATCACCACCATCGCCACCACCGGTCAGGATCCTCTTCCCGGATGTCATCTGAACCACCAAAACCTCCTCAACTGCACCATCATCTGCAGCTGCAGACCGCAAACAGATGGCCAGTGTTTTCTCCCGCATAA
- the LOC107625113 gene encoding putative disease resistance RPP13-like protein 1 has protein sequence MVAKFEGRAYLASFVDAVLNKLSSVNSTPIARKLADQKLLQKLKACLRAVRPVLDDAEQKQIKDQEVKKWLVDLQDSLYMADDLLDELCTKAATATPIQRDPGNSSSWSHYVDSIVEYCDVDEMGVVNSTQDIVDKLESIVEEKDDLGLKEEIAKDLEDMSWRIQSSLVESSEIFGRDNDKEAIIELLLDDTCDANISVIPIVGMGGVGKTTLAQLVYNDVRVERKFDIRAWVCVSDQFDIAKVTKTLIKAAGASSCNEDDLSLLQTGLKDKLMGKKFLIVLDDVWIDNSRNWKSLQKPFQYGKKGSKVIVTTRNDNVADVVKTISAYKLGLLSEKDCWSLFVKRVFLSTASKEYSTLESVGRELVKKCKGLPLAVEALGSLLRTINYDERDWDSVLKSELWEVFEDQNDEIIPALKISYHYLPSNLKRCFVYCSLFPKDFEFDKDELVLLWMAEELLHPKGKKTLEETGCEYFDQLVARSFFQSSSTDDSFYVIHDIMHDLATIYAGGFYFRAEKHEENIGISNKTRHLLHNSRGNYPFSQLVEACGRVKDVRTFLEINLGLKDPFNMENAPHVFVSELKCLRVLSFNTFPLYSLPDSIGELIYLRYLDLSNTPIETLPEELCNLYNLQTLKLNDCHLLMELPKNMQNLVNLRHLDIEGAGLKEMPKGISKMKDLQFLSDYIVGKHAENNGIKELGALTNIQESLRICQLENVIDGDQASEARIAEKKKIRHLYLTWSSNNHMADSQDILNNLRPHTNLRELSIDDYKGQTFPNWLGHSSYRNMTEIYLDGCSNCLELPSLGQLPSLKHLFLSEFFKLTRIGAEFYKDDESSSSCGAPFPMLETLSFYNMYHWEEWLSVSSEFELDAFPRLRVLSMRYCPKLRGDLPIQLPALESLCIRQCDQLAFTLPRADAMLELSVEGTQRVEAVFEAIGRNQLNCLQSLSISRCRSSISFPGACLPSALQNLDIHGCPYLEFPMPPQQQQHESLQSLSISSSCCSLVSFSFTSFPNLTKITISSCKNMRSIETSDPTAASSSSLCSLHIDNCPSFESFQMVAPQLEYLFLRDCPEIESFFEGGLPPNLRELQIQSCKKLVTYLASMDLCDHCLTHLDIEHPYDNINIFPMDGCLPPSLERLHLRSFPTLEILDCKGLDNLQKLLIDRCPNLQDVAGKSFPSSLSMLAFSRGSLLRRRWQKKDPLILSKMSHVRNINVDGYWIS, from the coding sequence ATGGTTGCGAAATTTGAGGGTAGAGCTTATCTCGCTTCCTTTGTTGATGCTGTTTTGAACAAGCTATCTTCTGTCAACTCAACCCCAATAGCAAGGAAGCTAGCTGACCAGAAGTTGCTTCAAAAGTTGAAGGCATGTCTCCGTGCCGTTCGACCTGTGCTTGATGATGCTGAGCAGAAGCAGATCAAAGACCAAGAAGTGAAGAAGTGGCTTGTTGATCTCCAAGATTCTCTCTATATGGCTGATGACTTGCTTGATGAACTCTGTACTAAAGCTGCCACTGCCACTCCCATTCAAAGGGATCCAGGTAACTCTTCTTCCTGGTCTCACTATGTTGATTCAATCGTGGAATACTGTGATGTTGATGAAATGGGGGTAGTAAATAGCACGCAAGACATAGTTGATAAACTGGAGTCTATTGTTGAAGAGAAAGATGATCTTGGTCTAAAAGAAGAGATTGCCAAAGATCTGGAGGACATGTCATGGAGAATTCAATCATCTCTAGTTGAAAGTTCTGAGATATTTGGAAGGGATAATGACAAAGAAGCCATCATAGAATTGTTGTTAGATGATACCTGTGATGCTAACATATCTGTGATTCCCATTGTGGGAATGGGCGGAGTTGGAAAAACTACCTTGGCTCAGTTGGTTTACAATGATGTCAGAGTGGAGAGGAAATTCGACATTAGAGCATGGGTGTGTGTTTCTGACCAATTTGACATTGCCAAGGTTACAAAGACCTTAATAAAAGCAGCAGGAGCTAGTTCTTGTAACGAGGATGATTTGAGTTTACTTCAAACTGGTTTGAAGGACAAGTTAATGGGGAAGAAATTCTTAATTGTTTTGGATGATGTGTGGATTGATAATTCCAGAAACTGGAAAAGTCTTCAAAAACCTTTTCAATATGGGAAAAAGGGAAGCAAGGTTATTGTAACAACTCGAAATGATAATGTTGCCGATGTAGTGAAAACTATTTCAGCATACAAGCTTGGTTTATTGTCAGAGAAAGATTGTTGGTCACTTTTTGTGAAACGTGTATTTCTTTCTACTGCATCGAAGGAGTATTCAACTCTAGAATCGGTTGGTCGAGAACTTGTCAAAAAGTGCAAAGGGCTACCTTTGGCGGTAGAGGCCCTTGGTTCCTTATTACGTACAATAAACTATGATGAAAGGGATTGGGATAGTGTATTGAAAAGTGAACTATGGGAAGTTTTTGAAGATCAGAATGATGAGATTATTCCTGCCCTAAAAATTAGCTATCATTACCTTCCTTCAAATCTAAAGCGATGCTTTGTTTATTGTTCTTTGTTTccaaaggattttgaatttgataAAGATGAGCTGGTCTTGCTATGGATGGCAGAAGAACTTTTACATCCAAAAGGAAAAAAGACTCTGGAAGAAACTGGTTGTGAATATTTCGATCAATTGGTTGCGAGATCCTTTTTTCAGTCCTCTAGCACTGATGACAGCTTCTATGTGATTCATGATATCATGCATGATTTGGCAACAATTTATGCTGGAGGATTCTATTTTAGAGCtgaaaaacatgaagaaaacatcgGGATCAGCAATAAAACTCGTCATTTATTGCATAACTCAAGAGGAAACTATCCCTTCTCGCAACTCGTGGAAGCTTGTGGTAGAGTAAAAGATGTGAGGACATTTCTTGAAATAAATTTGGGTCTAAAGGATCCGTTCAATATGGAAAATGCTCCTCATGTCTTTGTATCAGAGTTGAAGTGCTTAAGAGTTTTGTCATTTAATACCTTTCCTCTTTATTCATTACCCGATTCAATAGGTGAATTGATTTATCTGCGTTATCTGGATCTCTCGAATACACCTATAGAGACATTGCCTGAGGAATTGTGTAATCTGTACAATCTACAGACATTGAAGTTGAATGATTGTCATTTGCTAATGGAGCTACCCAAGAATATGCAAAATCTTGTAAATTTACGTCATCTTGATATTGAAGGAGCTGGTCTTAAAGAGATGCCCAAAGGAATAAGCAAAATGAAGGATTTGCAGTTTTTAAGTGACTACATCGTCGGCAAGCATGCAGAGAATAATGGAATTAAAGAATTGGGAGCTCTCACAAATATTCAGGAGTCGCTTCGCATTTGCCAACTAGAGAATGTCATTGATGGTGATCAAGCTTCGGAGGCAAGAATTGccgagaagaagaagattaggCATCTATATTTGACTTGGTCATCAAACAATCATATGGCTGATTCTCAAGATATACTCAACAATTTAAGGCCTCACACAAACCTGAGAGAGCTATCAATCGATGACTACAAGGGTCAAACATTTCCAAATTGGCTAGGACATTCTTCCTACAGAAACATGACCGAAATCTACTTGGATGGCTGCAGCAATTGTCTTGAGCTTCCTTCACTTGGACAGCTACCCTCTTTGAAGCACTTGTTTCTCAGCGAGTTTTTCAAGTTAACGCGCATCGGTGCCGAGTTTTACAAAGATGAtgaatcttcttcttcttgtggggCGCCCTTTCCAATGCTTGAAACTCTCAGTTTTTATAACATGTATCATTGGGAGGAGTGGCTTTCAGTTTCATCTGAGTTTGAGTTGGATGCTTTTCCTCGGCTTAGGGTGCTATCAATGCGATACTGTCCTAAGTTAAGGGGAGATTTGCCCATCCAACTACCTGCTCTGGAAAGCCTTTGCATTCGTCAATGTGACCAACTTGCTTTCACTCTTCCAAGAGCAGATGCAATGCTAGAGTTATCTGTTGAAGGAACCCAACGAGTAGAGGCGGTGTTTGAGGCCATTGGACGCAACCAACTAAACTGTCTACAATCTTTAAGCATCTCAAGATGTCGTTCGTCCATATCATTTCCCGGAGCATGTTTGCCCTCTGCATTGCAAAACTTGGACATTCATGGTTGTCCGTATCTAGAGTTCCCAATGCCGCCACAACAGCAGCAGCACGAGTCGTTGCAGTCATTATCAATATCCAGCAGTTGTTGTTCTCTCGTGTCCTTCTCATTCACAAGCTTTCCAAATTTAACTAAAATTACAATTTCATCCTGTAAAAATATGAGGTCTATTGAGACATCAGATCCTACTGCTGCTTCATCTTCAAGTCTCTGCTCTTTACACATCGACAACTGCCCTAGTTTTGAGTCTTTCCAGATGGTTGCACCCCAACTAGAATATCTCTTCCTAAGAGATTGCCCAGAAATTGAATCGTTCTTCGAAGGGGGTTTGCCACCTAACCTGAGAGAGCTTCAAATCCAGAGTTGCAAGAAGCTGGTGACATACCTAGCATCCATGGACTTGTGTGATCACTGTCTTACACATCTTGACATTGAACATCCTTATGATAACATCAATATCTTTCCCATGGACGGTTGCCTGCCGCCCTCCCTTGAGAGACTCCATCTGCGAAGCTTTCCAACTCTAGAAATCTTGGACTGCAAGGGACTTGACAATCTCCAGAAGCTATTGATAGATCGTTGTCCCAACCTCCAGGATGTTGCGGGGAAAAGCTTTCCTTCCTCTCTGTCAATGCTCGCCTTCAGTCGAGGTTCTTTGCTGCGGAGACGGTGGCAGAAGAAGGACCCGTTAATTTTGTCCAAAATGTCCCACGTCCGCAACATCAATGTTGATGGATATTGGATTTCATGA
- the LOC107625111 gene encoding tetratricopeptide repeat protein 4 homolog codes for MALWMEKGTEPLTEAEKADLEAIAAIKESAAIELKEKGNEYVKKGKKHYSEAIDCYTRAINQKALSDSESSVLFANRAHVNLLLGNHRRALSDAQQALNLSPSNIKAIYRAVKASLSLNLLAEAQDFCRKGLQLDPNNEELKRLDQQIHTKISEKEKREAEVSKAISEAEELVSAIENRGLKIGKAMYRELTGLKKPVLDKNNILHWPVLLLYAEVMSSDFIEDLCETDMLSVHLDMMFSADQPLPWDVENNYKRDFVELYYEAGSGVRLSKEKLLHCLLEGTAASHVSDEEKDAVEDFKHGAGSRKWIKVNEKKMLQDILKEPNFVIPEIPVFYVVSKQSSFYSKFKSGKWAPPSI; via the exons ATGGCGCTATGGATGGAAAAGGGTACAGAGCCACTCACAGAAGCCGAGAAGGCAGACCTTGAAGCCATTGCTGCCATCAAAGAATCCGCAGCCATTGAACTCAAG GAAAAGGGTAACGAGTATGTGAAGAAGGGTAAGAAGCATTACTCTGAAGCAATTGATTGCTACACAAGGGCAATTAATCAGAAAGCATTGAGTGATTCTGAGAGCTCTGTTCTTTTTGCGAACAGAGCGCATGTCAATTTGCTTCTTGGAAACCATAGGCGTGCCCTCTCTGATGCTCAACAAGCACTCAACTTGTCCCCCTCCAACATAAAG GCAATTTATAGGGCTGTCAAAGCATCTCTATCACTGAATTTATTGGCTGAAGCACAAGACTTTTGCCGAAAGGGTCTTCAGTTGGACCCCAATAACGAGGAACTTAAGAGGCTTGACCAACAGATTCATACGAAGATATCGGAGAAGGAGAAGCGTGAGGCTGAAGTCTCCAAAGCCATATCGGAGGCAGAA GAACTTGTGTCTGCAATAGAGAATAGAGGCTTGAAGATTGGAAAGGCAATGTATCGAGAACTCACCGGGTTAAAGAAACCGGTGTTAGACAAAAATAATATCCTTCATTGGCCTGTCCTTCTTCTGTATGCAGAGGTTATGTCCAGTGATTTCATTGAGGATTTATGTGAGACTGACATGCTTTCAGTCCACCTTGATATG ATGTTTTCAGCTGACCAACCACTCCCATGGGATGTTGAAAACAATTACAAACGTGATTTTGTTGAATTATACTATGAG GCTGGCTCTGGAGTTCGTCTATCAAAGGAGAAACTTCTTCATTGTTTATTAGAGGGAACTGCAGCTTCTCATGTCAGTGATGAAGAGAAAGATGCAGTTGAGGATTTTAAACACGGTGCAG GTTCCCGAAAATGGATCAAAGTAAATGAGAAGAAAATGCTCCAAGATATCCTCAAAGAGCCTAATTTCGTAATCCCAGAAATCCCAG TCTTCTATGTTGTTTCCAAGCAATCCAGCTTTTATAGCAAGTTCAAATCTGGAAAATGGGCTCCTCCAAGCATATGA
- the LOC107627021 gene encoding ammonium transporter 1 member 4-like: MATLTCSVAELQSLLINNGGNTSIATETAKYICGRFDAISNNFLDTNHAVDNTYLLFSSYLVFAMQLGFAMLCAGSVRAKNTMNIMLTNVLDAATGGIFYYLFGFAFAFGSSSNGFIGEHFFGLTQFPSESLSFDYANFLFQWAFAIAAAGITSGSIAERTQFVSYLIYSSFLTGLVYPVVSHWFWSSDGWGSPARADPGTLLFGSGVIDFAGSGVVHLVGAVAGFWGAFIEGPRIGRFNHEGKAVAMKGHSGTLVVLGTFLLWFGWYGFNPGSFLIISKAYGKSGSFYGQWSAIGRTAVTTTLAGCSAALTTLFGRRLQTGHWIVTDVCNGLLGGFAAITAGCSVVDPWAAVICGFFAAWVLIGCNILAEKFKYDDPLEAFQLHGGCGVWGIIFTALFAKKEYLNEVFGGPIDRPYGLLMGGGGRLLAAHVVQILVIVGWVSVTMGALFFVLHKLKLLRISSEEEMEGLDLTSHGGMAYEYHHGELELLQKRSIEGTRIDP; this comes from the exons ATGGCTACTCTCACTTGTTCCGTTGCTGAGCTTCAATCACTTCTTATCAACAATGGAGGCAACACTTCCATAGCAACAGAAACTGCCAAATACATATGTGGAAGATTTGATGCTATCTCTAACAACTTTCTTGACACAAACCATGCAGTGGACAACACATACCTTCTCTTCTCTTCATACCTTGTCTTTGCCATGCAGCTTGGCTTCGCCATGCTGTGTGCCGGATCGGTTCGCGCCAAGAACACCATGAACATAATGCTTACTAATGTCCTTGACGCCGCCACCGGCGGCATCTTCTACTATCTTTTTGGCTTTGCCTTTGCCTTTGGCTCCTCGTCCAACGGTTTCATAGGCGAACATTTCTTTGGCCTAACGCAGTTCCCGTCCGAGTCCTTGTCCTTCGACTATGCAAACTTTCTTTTCCAATGGGCTTTCGCCATCGCCGCTGCCGGCATAACAAGTGGATCCATAGCTGAGAGGACGCAATTCGTTTCCTATTTGATATACTCTTCGTTCTTGACGGGGCTAGTTTACCCGGTCGTTTCGCATTGGTTTTGGTCGTCCGACGGTTGGGGAAGCCCTGCAAGGGCTGATCCAGGAACACTACTGTTTGGTTCGGGAGTCATTGATTTTGCTGGATCAGGTGTTGTTCACTTGGTTGGTGCTGTTGCTGGATTTTGGGGTGCCTTTATTGAAGGACCAAGGATTGGAAGGTTTAATCATGAGGGAAAAGCTGTGGCTATGAAGGGACATAGTGGTACTTTGGTTGTTTTGGGAACGTTCTTGTTGTGGTTTGGTTGGTACGGATTTAACCCTGGCTCGTTTCTCATCATCTCCAAGGCTTATG GTAAAAGTGGTTCTTTCTATGGACAATGGAGTGCAATTGGTAGGACTGCTGTGACAACAACACTTGCAGGTTGCTCAGCAGCATTGACAACTCTTTTTGGCAGACGTTTGCAAACTGGTCACTGGATTGTCACAGACGTTTGCAATGGCTTGCTTGGCGGATTCGCCGCCATCACTGCCGGCTGCTCTGTAGTAGACCCTTGGGCCGCAGTCATATGCGGATTCTTCGCGGCTTGGGTGTTGATTGGATGCAACATTCTAGCTGAGAAATTCAAGTATGATGATCCCTTGGAAGCCTTCCAACTCCACGGTGGATGCGGCGTCTGGGGGATCATTTTCACTGCGTTGTTCGCGAAAAAGGAGTATTTgaatgaggtctttggagggccAATTGATAGGCCTTATGGTTTGTTGATGGGAGGAGGTGGAAGGCTTTTGGCTGCACATGTTGTTCAGATTTTGGTTATTGTTGGTTGGGTTAGTGTTACAATGGGAGCGTTGTTCTTTGTTTTGCACAAGTTGAAGCTTTTGAGGATATCATCTGAAGAGGAGATGGAAGGTTTGGACTTAACTAGCCATGGTGGAATGGCTTATGAGTATCATCATGGTGAACTTGAGCTTCTACAGAAACGTTCGATTGAAGGAACAAGGATAGATCCTTAG